CACGTACATCTGAAGCGCCACAATGATATGCTTCTTCTACAATTAAATGCGTTAATTCTAATGTTTCTACTGATGATCTAATAAATACTGGCTGTTTTGGTTGAACATTCATACCAACCTTAACTAATAGTTCAGCGTATTGTTGTAACTTTTCTTTGTAATTAGTCAAAATTCCCACTCCTATTCGTGTCGCAATTGTCCTAAAGCGTCAGCAATAGCTGTCACTTCACTTGGCGACAATCTTTCTCTTGATTGAACAAAATCATATATATCTGTTAATTCTTCTTCATTTGCATTTTTATATTTTTCAGGATCTAATAATCCTTGATTAACAATATTTAACTTCTCTCTAATAGCTAATACTTTCTCTTCATTTGTCATAGCCACAATGTTCACCTCTAATAATAGTTATGTTATCAAAGTATCACAATTTAATAAACTTTAATAGAATTTTATATAATCTGCTTTCTTATTGTTTAAAGTCGCTATAAAATGGGGATATAACTACATAGTTTGGAGGAATCAAAATGGTAGATGTAGCATTTGTCTGTCTTGGCAATATATGTCGTTCTCCAATGGCAGAAGCAATCATGCGACAAAGACTTAAAGACAGAAATATTCATGATATTAAAGTACATTCAAGAGGTACTGGTAGCTGGAATTTAGGAGAGCCACCTCATGAAGGTACACAAAAAATTCTCAACAAACACAATATTCCATTTGATGGCATGATTAGTGAATTATTCGAAGCGACAGATGATTTTGATTACATTGTGGCTATGGATCAAAGTAACGTTGATAATATTAAATCTATCAATCCTAATCTTAAGGGACAATTGTTCAAACTGTTAGAATTTAGTAATATGGAAGAGAGTGATGTACCAGATCCATACTACACGAATAATTTTGAAGGTGTATACGACATGGTATTATCATCTTGTGATAATTTAATAGACTACATCGTAAAAGATGCAAATTTGAAAGAGGGGTAGTTTTTTATGGAAAATAAATTTGTTCCTGGTATTTTAATTGGTGCCGTAATTGGTGGTGCAATTAGTTTAGCTGATAAATCTACACGTCAAGCTTTAGTTCAATCAGTTAAAGATGCAAAAAATGGTAACCGCACTCGTAAGCCTTCTAAAGTCAGCAAGATTAAAGACGAAGTTTTATACTGGAAAGATGTTGTTGAAGAAATTCGTCGTAATAATCCTGAATTAGAACGTTCATTAAAGGATGCGAAAGAAACATTTGTTAATAGAAAAAATCAACGCTAAGATGATTTTGTTTTTATAAGGCAATACTTAACAATTTGGTGTACGCCTTTCATAGTTATCATTATTAAATGATAATACAATGATTGGCCAAACTGCATTGTTTCAGTATTGCCTTTGTTTTAATTTTAAATCAAAATAGCCTATGAAAGATTTAAATCAATTAATTTCTATAATATTATCATTTTTAAAGCATATCATTGTTTAGTTTTTTTATAATTGGATAAATACTAATAGTTACTTTATAAAACATTACATAGAGAAAGGTTAAGGAGTGCACATGTCGAAAAAGGATCACTCTTCTTCAAAATACCTTAATTCTGTTAAGGAAGCGCAAGAGGAGTCAAAAAAGAAAAATAAAAGTAATCCCAAAATTGATGTTGATCGTACATATATTGAACCTCAACAATTCCAATCTAAGAAACCTAAAAAAGATGATCAGGTTTTCTTCTTATCAAGATTAAATAAACCTGCAAAATATAAGAAAGACTCTAATTTCTTATCATATCTCATCTATCGCATAGGAAAAGATGATGCCTCAGGACTAGCAGCACAAATGACT
The genomic region above belongs to Staphylococcus aureus and contains:
- a CDS encoding low molecular weight protein-tyrosine-phosphatase codes for the protein MVDVAFVCLGNICRSPMAEAIMRQRLKDRNIHDIKVHSRGTGSWNLGEPPHEGTQKILNKHNIPFDGMISELFEATDDFDYIVAMDQSNVDNIKSINPNLKGQLFKLLEFSNMEESDVPDPYYTNNFEGVYDMVLSSCDNLIDYIVKDANLKEG
- a CDS encoding DUF1128 family protein, whose product is MTNEEKVLAIREKLNIVNQGLLDPEKYKNANEEELTDIYDFVQSRERLSPSEVTAIADALGQLRHE
- a CDS encoding YtxH domain-containing protein, which translates into the protein MENKFVPGILIGAVIGGAISLADKSTRQALVQSVKDAKNGNRTRKPSKVSKIKDEVLYWKDVVEEIRRNNPELERSLKDAKETFVNRKNQR